The proteins below come from a single Micropterus dolomieu isolate WLL.071019.BEF.003 ecotype Adirondacks linkage group LG05, ASM2129224v1, whole genome shotgun sequence genomic window:
- the LOC123971309 gene encoding transmembrane protein 125, producing MPELDNFAPLRGPRGPELGLNGPADPLRIQHSILEEQVELWWFRDPGKSLLCYCVAVLLILGCGLGGVGLLSTTTSVSSEWRLGAGTALCLLALGVLLKQLLSSAVQDMNCIRSRQRINMLKSGGLSDLFVVLITGLSLLICGGVLLRLALANHMPKPGQALNDMYISGVVLLAGGGAAVVGVGIYSIVVVLLERTRHGRRLVDRVLNIFTVSGHMDRQGRRETTSSLANLI from the coding sequence ATGCCTGAACTGGACAACTTTGCCCCCCTGAGGGGTCCCAGAGGCCCTGAGCTGGGCCTAAATGGTCCAGCCGACCCACTTCGGATTCAGCACAGCATCCTGGAGGAGCAGGTGGAGCTGTGGTGGTTCAGAGATCCTGGAAAGTCTCTGCTATGCTACTGCGTGGCTGTACTTCTAATCCTGGGCTGTGGGCTGGGTGGCGTCGGCCTACTATCCACCACCACCAGTGTCTCAAGCGAATGGCGTCTGGGCGCAGGCACGGCCCTCTGCCTGCTAGCCCTGGGAGTCCTGCTCAAACAACTGCTCAGTTCGGCTGTGCAGGACATGAACTGCATTCGAAGCCGACAGCGGATCAACATGCTAAAAAGTGGTGGTTTATCAGACCTCTTTGTGGTTTTGATTACCGGGCTGTCACTGCTGATTTGTGGAGGTGTTCTACTACGTCTGGCCCTGGCCAATCACATGCCAAAGCCTGGCCAAGCCCTTAATGACATGTACATCTCTGGAGTGGTTTTGCTAGCCGGAGGTGGGGCTGCAGTTGTGGGCGTTGGGATATACTCCATTGTGGTGGTCCTGCTTGAAAGGACAAGGCATGGACGAAGGTTGGTGGACCGGGTTTTGAATATCTTCACTGTGTCTGGACATATGGACCGTCAGGGTCGCAGAGAGACTACCTCTAGTCTGGCTAATCTCATATGA